The Mesorhizobium sp. B2-8-5 genome segment AGCGTGAGAAGAATGGCCTATACGTCCCTCAAATCGGCGCCGAAGGCGTTCGACCAGCACAAGCGCCTGATCGTCGTGCAGGCGGCCGCCGTGCTTGCCGTCATCCTGCTCCTGTTCAGCAAGCCGGCGCTGGCCGAAGGGTCGGACGGGCACGAAATCGTCGAGACGATCGGGTTCGCGATGGTGCTGATCTGTTTCCTTGGCCGGCTGTGGAGCATCCTCTTCGTCGGCGGCAGGAAGAATGACGAGCTGATCATGTCCGGCCCGTTCTCGATGACCCGCAACCCGCTCTATTTCTTCTCGACCGTCGGCGCTGCCGGCATCGGCCTGATGTTCGGCTCGCTGCTGGCGGCCGTCATGCTCGGGCTGGCGAGCTTCCTCGTCTTCCGCTTCACCGCGCGCAAGGAGGCCGAATACCTCGCCGGCAAGTTCGGTGCG includes the following:
- a CDS encoding methyltransferase family protein, coding for MAYTSLKSAPKAFDQHKRLIVVQAAAVLAVILLLFSKPALAEGSDGHEIVETIGFAMVLICFLGRLWSILFVGGRKNDELIMSGPFSMTRNPLYFFSTVGAAGIGLMFGSLLAAVMLGLASFLVFRFTARKEAEYLAGKFGAAYAAYADRTPHFWPNPLLYRDEAQWLFSTRALRNTFRDGLYFLALFPVIEAVEYFRLSGDLPTLFTVY